AAGATGAGGTAGGCTGTGTATCAGTAGGCTGTGCAAATGGGGATGTAACAGAAGATAAAGGAGTGGACTGTGTAGGTATAAAAGGTATAGGAAAGGAAGTTGGAGTGGAATGTATGCCAGAGGCCTGTGATGTACCAGTGGATAAAGCAAGAGATGAAATAAACTCATGTTCATTAAAGTGCACATGTCTTGAGATATAGATTCGAAAATTGACAGGGTCTTGACAGATATAGCCTTTGGAATGAGCAGGATAGCCAAGAAAAATGCAAGGGGAAGTATGTAGTAAGAGTTTGTGAGCATTGTAAGATTTGAGTAAGGGAAAACAGATGCAGCCAAAGGTTCTAAGGTATGTAAGATCTGGTTTAGACTTGAATAAGACTTCCCAAGGAGTAGAATTATGAAGAGTTGGAGTGGGGAGTCTGTTGATAAGATGAACTGCTGTGGAAACAGCATAGGACCAAAAAATTGGAGATAACTGAGAATGAGAAAGCAAGGTAAGAGCACACTCCACTATGTGCCTATGTTTCCTCTCAGCAACTCCATTTTGCTAGGGAGTATGTGGACAAGAAAACTGATGAGTAATACCATGTGATGAACAAAAATGCTTGAATGCATTTGAGGTATATTCCCCACCATTATCTGATCTCAAGATTTTTATCTTAGAATCAAGTTGATTTTCAACAGAAGCTTTAAAGAACTTAAAGACTTCAAGAACATCTGATTTGTGTTTAAGAAGATAGAGCTAGGTAAACTTGGAATAGGCAtcaacaaaaagaacataatatTGGAAATCATTAGAGGATTTGACAGGGGCTggaccccaaacatcagaatgtaCTAATTCAAGAGGCTTAAATGCACGAAAATCTGATAAAGGGAAAGAAAACTGATGCATTTTACCACTTAAACAGTGCTTACAATTAGAAAGAGTTTTATTAGAACTTGAAATACAGACTCTATCAATGGAAGATAAAGCAATATTCAGTACTTTATCACTTGGATGTCCTAACCTATGGTGCCACAACAACCatttatttggtttatttaCATGAAAGCTTGAATGAACTAAAGGAAGGGTAGGAGCAGTAGAAGGATGAGTCTGACATGAAGAAACAGATTTGAATTGAGATGATGGCTTGATGAAATTCTTGGAGTAGATTGGATAAACACCATTCTCACTCAAGCCCTTGTAAAGGAGTCTCCCCGTAGGAATATCCTGAATTTTGATGATATTGGCATCAAAGTAACAAGAACAGTTATTATGGAGGTAGAATTTGTGAACTGAAAGTAAATTCATAGCAATTCTTGGTACATGAAGTACATTTTTAAGAAGAAACTTGTGATATTTGGTATGTAAGGCAGTGTTACCTATGTGATTGATGGGCAAAGATTGGCCATTTCCAACTGTAACCTGCTCAGGTCCCTTGTACTGAGATTGAATAGACAAATTGTTTAGGTTTGCTGTGATATGATCCGAGGTGCCAGAGTCAGCCAGCCATGGGTCCTGGTTGTTAGTGATGACAGCATTGGATGCACTAGCCATAGCagcaagttttgtgggagggtGCTTGCCTTGGTAAGCAAAGTTCATCCTGTGGTAGCAATCTAATGCCTGATGACCAGACTTGCCACAAATTTGACAAGATGGGCGTTCATGCTTGAAACCTTGTGAGGTATTCTGAGAAGGAAAATTCTGGGAATGGAATTCATGAGGAGAGAAATTGTGAGAGCTTTGATAGAAATTATGAGAGCTCTGAGAAAGATTGTGAGGTGAAAACTGTTGACTTCCACCATGACTGAATCTGCCACCATTTCGTCCTCTAGAGTTATTGTTTCTTCCTCTCCCCTTTCCTGAATTATGATTCTGATAAGAGGTATGAGGACCTTGTTTACCATGAGAGGCAAACATAGCAAGAGAGCTAGGAACTGAGTCCGAGTGGTTAGTCATAGCTTGTTCCTCACTTTGCAACATAATTGCAAATTGCTCATAAGTGATTGGATCACTCCTAGTCCGAATTGCAGAGCAGAAATGAGCAAATTCTCTAGGGAGTCCTCTGAGCACAATGCATATCAATTCTTCATTGTCAACTGGTACTCCTACAGCAAGAAGCTTGTCACGAGCAACTTTGATCTTTTGCAAAAAAGAATTCACAGATTCATTGTTTTTCTTGATCCCTTGAAGTTCAAGCTTAAGATTCAAGATATTAGCTCTTGAAGTGGAAGTAAATCTCTGCTCCAAAGTATTCCATACTTCCCTTGAGCTAGTGACACCAACAACAATTGAAAAGACCTGTGGAGTAAGAGTTGAATTGATCAAGGATAGAAGTGCCTTATCCCTGATTTTCCATGCTTGAAACTCAGAATTAGTCACTGGCGTTGCATTTCCTGCTGCATCAAGAACAAAAGGTGATGGTGTTGGAGCAGTACCATCAATATGTTCAATTAAGGAATATGCTTCTAGTATAGTAACTAATTGATGTTTCCATGGAATATAGTTGGTGTAGTCAAGCTTGATTGACATTAGGTTTGACATGCTAGATAGTAACAGTAATGGTGATGGAGTTGAGATTACAGATGTAGAAGGAATGGAGGTAGTGTGAGTTGGAGTTGTGTGCACAGATTGTGCTGTGTCATTTGGATTTGTAGAAGCCATAAatcttggctctgataccatgaaagTTTTGGAGCTTAACAGAGTATTCAAAAATGGCGGAAAAATAAGAAtcaacaaatgaaagagagagagagagagagagagagagagagagagagagagagagagagagagagagagagagagagagagagagagagatttctggagagagttaaaatgaaaaatgtatttCCACAACTTAATAAAATACAAGCATCAAGATTGTTTATATAGTATTTACATGAAGATGATACCAGAAACTAATCTAACTGAACATTAACTAACTCCACGTTATGAGGCGCGGATTAAGGGTTGATAGCTGGAAGGTGGTTATGACAGCTGGAAGTCAGAGCTGGACTATTGAGAGTTTGATCAAGCACTGAAGGTGACTCTGAAGCTTGATGAGGAAACAGAGCACTGGAAGGTTTGACTCATAGACAATCTCTCCAAAACGTCCCGTTTCATTCAAACATAAACTGGGCTAACTTAAATGACATCGTTTCTAATATGAAACTAGTCATTACCTAGCCGTTtgagtcttcttcttctattctcATCTTGTGCTCTGTTTTAGAATCATGACTGTCTTTAACAATAAGGACATATGCTTTGAGAACCATTGAGCCAATGCCCCTAATTTGGGCATAGTTTGAAACATCCTGGCCAATATCCCTAGTTTAGGGAATTTGGAAAACAAGCGAATCCCCTAGTTTAAAATTGGTGAAGAAACCGATCATATTTTTACATCAGCAATTGATGTTTTGCACAATTGGCTGCTGGAAATGGGTTGGGggtaattataaaatatttcggagtactataaatgcatactccttattttcacattattatgaatcttactaattaaatttatgacaGGACCtaccatttatgtgagaagaAAAAGTAAGCATTTATGATATTATACAATAATTTCCAGTGGGTTTGGGTATGAATCTTTTTTCCGTGCATGCAATTATGTTTATAAATAGCTGATGCAAAGGGATGGTGAGAGCACCAAAAGCAAACTCAAAATTGAAATACTGATTGCTTTAGCGGTGCATCTTGATCTTTACTTATAATTGTTTGTATCATTGGCCATGACTTTTATCATGGGTGGAAGGTCCCTGAAACTTCTCTGTGCAATTTTTACGCTTTTTCTGCACTTGAAACCAACTCTTGGAGTCATTTCAGGGGTTGGAGACGGTAATATGTGGTGCATAGAGAGGGAGAGACAAGCACTCCTTGAGTTCAAAAAAGGTCTTATTGATGACAACAATAGGCTCTCTTCATGGGGGACtgaatatgcaaagaaaaattgcTGCAACTGGGAAGGAGTTCTGTGCAGCAACCAAACAGGCCATATAATCAAACTTGACCTTCAGGCTGAGGATAAGCCAACTTTGCGAGGTAAGATCAGTCCTTCACTAATTGAGTTGCATCATTTGAGTTATTTGGACCTGAGTTACAATGATTTTAATCAAAGCCAATTCCCAAAGTTTATCACTTTACTCAGTAACTTAAAGTACCTAAATCTCACTGACGCTAATCTCAGTGGCCAAATTCCATCTCAGCTTGGTAACCTTTCCCGTTTGCAATCTCTTGACCTCGGTGggaattatttgaaaattgctGAAAATCTTGACTGGCTTTCTCCTCTTGTTTCAATAGAACACCTCAGCCTAAGATTTCTTAATCTCAGTGTAGCCAATAATTGGCTGAAAGTTGTTGCTGGTCTACCAAAGCTATCAGAGTTGTCGTTGATTGATTGTGATCTTCCTTTTATCACTCCCTCTTCTCTTTTGCATATTAATTCCTCTAAATCTCTTACCTACCTTTATCTCTCCGGCAACCCTCACATGACTTCCTCGATATTCCCCTGGTTGTTCAACTCTAGTACCAAGCTTGCTCATGTTGATCTCTCTTCTAATCAATTAAATGGCTCAATTCCGAATGCTTTTAGCAACATGAATTCTCTTCAGGTCCTCTTCCTCGATGATAATCAACTTGAAGGCGGCATTCCAAAATCGTTTGAGGATATATGTACTTTAAGAACTTTGGGTTTGGAAGAGAACTATCTAAATGGACAGGTTCTTGAGTTCTTCAAAAACTTGAAGGGATGCCTAAAAGATTCATTAGAGAACTTATATTTAGATAGCAATCAAATTGAGGGGTCAGTGCCTAATTTTGCAATATTTCCATCATTAACATGGTTAACTCTTGCTAACAATAAATTAAAGTGGAATTTGGCCAAAAGTATTGAAAGCCTACATAAGCTAGAGGTTTTGATTGTCCGATCCAATATGTTGGAAGGCTTCATTTCTGAAGCCCTACTATCAAATTTCCCCAAATTGCGGTATTTAGACTTAAGTCATAATcctttaacttttaatttcagCTTTGATTGGGTTCCCCCTTTCCAATTGCGCTATCTATATGTGAGATCTTGCAAGTTGGGTCCTGATTTCCCAAATTGgataaaaactcaaagaaacCTTTGGTTCCTCGATATCTCCAGTACTGAAATTTCAAATACCATCCCCACTTCATTCTGGGACATTCCTAGTGAGTTACGCTATTTAAATTTGTCTCATAACCAAATCAAGGGAAGGTTGCCAAATATATCCACTAAAGTTTCAAACCTTCACACAATAGATTTCAGTTCAAACAGATTTGAAGGCCCATTACCAGTGTTTCCTCCGAATTTGACCTCAATAAATCTCTCCAACAATATGTTTTCAAGGTTAAATTCCTTTGTATGCTCAATTTCTGATGGTAATTTAAGAGTCCTTGACCTCTCAAGCAACTATCTATCTGAAGAGATCCCTGATTGTTTCATGCATTGGCAAAAACTAGAAGTTCTGAATTTGGCTCACAATAAGTTGTCTGGGAAAATTCCACACTCTATGGGTTCTTTAACACAACTTATAGCATTAGACTTAAGCTATAATAGCTTGTCTGGAGAATTGCCTTGGTCCTTGCAAAATTGCACCATGTTAAGAATTTTGTGcttggaaaataataaattatctgGGAAGATACCAACTTGGATAGGGGGAAAAATGTCCTCATTGATCATTCTTAGCCTCAGATCCAATGAATTTCATGGAAGTAtgcaatttcaaatttgtttgcTTGTCCATATTAGACATTTAGACTTGtctcaaaataatatttctgGAACCATTCCCCATTGCCTCAATAATTTGACTGCCATGGCACacaaagtttcaaattttatgaTGAGCGACAACTTCTTCATTTGGAATGGCACTGAATATACAACTTTTGGTGGAACGTATGCTTCTGGGAGTAACAACATCATTGACGGTGTCAATAGTCTCAATATAACTGTTGGTTGGAAAGGGAATGTGTATGAGTACAGAAAGAATTTTGGAGAAATGAGGAGCATTGATCTTGCAAACAACAAATTGACTGGAAATTTTCCAGAAGAGATATCCAGCCTCATAGAATTGAAAACATTAAATTTATCAGGAAACATGTTGACTGGAATGATTCCACAAAACATTGGTCAGTTGGAACAATTGGAATCTCTAGACTTGTCAAGAAATCGGTTTTCAGGTCCATTACCTGCTAGCATGGCTGCTTTACATTACTTGAGCTTCCTAAACTTGTCCCACAATGAATTTTCAGGAAGAATTCCGACAGGCACTCAACTCCAGTCCTTTGATTCTGACAGATTCATTGGTAATCTTGGACTTTGTGGACCTCCACTTATAGAAAAGTGCCCAGAAGATGTAACATCCAACACTAATCGCAGTGAAAACTATCAAGAAGATGGAGATGAATTCTGGAAATGTCTTTATATTGGTACAGGGCTTGGATTCATTGTTGGTTTTTGGGGAGTCAGTGGCTCTTTGATGTTAAACCGTTCCTGGAGACATTCATATTTCCTATTGATGACCAATCTAAAGGATTGGTTCTATGTGACAATAGTAGTGCATACTACAAGATTGCAGAAGATGTTTCACAGCTAGAGGCTATCACAGTAGTTTCTCTAAAGGTTTGGGAATTTTTGTTGGATTGGTTATAATGTTTCTAACTATTTCTTAtggattgattttaattttgcaaACTAATGGCTATTTGTTTAACCTTGTAGCCTTGGAGGAGATttggggcttttgatattacgTGCTTTTATTCTGCTTACGGATTGATGCTGTGCAGCTGTGgtgcaagttttggacatcaCATGATTTTAGACTTCCAAATTCCAATATCAATGTGCGCGTGCTTTTATGTATTCATATATGCAGAATTACGTGTGTACTTGGCAAAAGCTGATATgccatcaataaattatttgttCCATATTGTATCAATGATTTGGTTTCATTTGATTAGGCTAGTTGGGGTTCAAAATACATTGAACAGTATTTCTAcgaatttctatttatttatttattttcctgtATTAGTGTGTAAGAGGACACGTAAAACAATTTCTACATCAAATGCATAATAGACTTCATGACATAATTGTTTATGAGAAATGACTATTACACACACAATTGCATAcacacattttgcattaaaattatCAAGGTTGTGTGGAATAAGGTGTGTATAATAAAtaccattcatttttttatttagctaaTTAGGAATAGAACTACGGGTAGTTCAAGGGTGCCATAACCACtaagattttaatttattttttttaaaagttttatatatatatatacatacatatatatatatatatatatatatggcattttaaattttgaaaaaaaaaaaaatttatacttaacctcaaattcaaaattgtCCCAAAAATTCAAGTAGGTTCAACTCTTTATATTTccagtaccaaaaaaaaaaaaaaaaaaaaaaactctttatatTTCCAGCTTGGAGTAGGTGTCACTACGCCTCAAGTAAACCAAATTTAACACTTAAAAGAGGAAATCACTAGTTAATTCTAAACACAAGTATCAACATTGCAGATGATCTCATTCCTCGTCCAAGCATTTGTGGAAGTGTGAAACCCCAAAAacaatgaagatttttttttttttttttttttcttttctggctAAATAGAAACATTAAGCCCATCACGCGGcagcataattttttaaaatttattttaatgaatgagCAATTTTATTCACCAAACAGAATGATAACACAGACAATACAAACAAGCAGCAGAGCTGCAAACCTACATCAAACCAAAAATCCCAATAGCTATCAAATTCAATAAAACGAATGTTCAAGACCCTATTTTAAATAGAATATAATTCATTATATTTCTTCACAAAATCAGTGTATATCTCATATCCTTCATGATAGCGTGGACAATTTCAGCATCAGGTTGAATTTTTCTCCTCATTGTGTTGgagataaaaatattttttatctaaaatatATTCCTTTGATAGTagatataatttgatagttgtatattttgaaaacataaaatatgcctacaaataaattaaatataccTAAAGATATTAGTTAATTAACAGTCACATATCCCCACTATgttgtgttataatttttcaagaattatCATGTTACAGTGTTCATATTAGTGTCTATGTCCATACTTCTTAACTTCCCATTATGAACTTTAGAATTGTAATTTGGATAATACGATAGATTACAGCAACTCAAAACTCAACCAGCTATTCTATTACTACTTTTAAAATTGTTCTTCACAAACAGCTGACAAACAAAGCAGAAGTTTCCATTTTGATCCCAAATGTGTGTTTTCCACTCTCTAACAATATGTTTTCCTATAGCGCTTTAAAAATTCCAGACCTCTCATCATACCAACTATTTCGAGAACTTCATGGTTGTTGGATGCTTATTGAATTTTCAGTTATTCTTTATTTGGCCAATAATAAAGAATAACTAAatggttcaattttttatttggccAGAAATACCTAGCTCAATGGGTACCCTGGTTCAATTTCAAGCTTTGCATCTAtccaaaatcatttttcaacCGAAATGTCTCGTGAGGGCATTGTAGCTGAGTCAAAACAATGGGCATAAAAATGATCGTGGGTGGAAGGTCCATTAACTTCTCTTTgcttttttaattgtttgactGCACTTGAAACCAGTTCTTGCATTCAATTCAAATGGTTATGGCCCTCATTAAGTTCACACTCTCATAAGCAACGGAAAAACACTCCCAAAAGAATAATGTAAGATTAATACCaacatatatattatcatttgaATAAGAAGTCTAGATAGGATAAGGCAAAACTTAGTTACTATTTCTTAGGCATTCTACCTTAACTTTATCAACGTGATTGTGATGCTTTAACTAATAATTGGCATGAGTGAATTCAATTAAGAAACCTAATACACAAATCCTAAAGAGCAGTGTACCATCACATTAGGACCTTTCTACCCTGCTTCAATTGCCCTTGGACTATCAAATTCTTAGTGTAAGAAATTCATCCAGCACTGCTAGAGTGCGGGGacccacaaaaagaaaaaacaaacacacaaacacaaaccaattGATTAGAAAACTAAATTAATTATTCGAGAGTAAAGTTCTGTGGCTATTGTTGCATTTGTTTCAAtggaaattttcatttcaaagaatgtttttgattttttaaaggctttttttttttttttttttttgggggggggggccAACGGTTAGAGATTTTTCAATAATATCTTTTGCAAAAACTGAATATTTGGCAAAAACAATACcctttttaaatcataaaacaTTTTCTGAAACTTTTAAAACATCTTCTGAAACTTTTACAACATCTTCTGAAATGTCATAAGCTCCATATAACAAAAGACTCCACAATGGTAACTCCCCTCACTCTCACTCCATAGAACGACTGTTTATCGTTCTTGTCTTCTTGACTaacccttaaatttttttttttccccaaatgaCTCTTTTGCTCAAACTTGTTGCTTTTCGACTGATTTTCTTGATGTAGAGTCTGAATTTGGGATCAATTTTCCATATGAGATTCCTGAATAacccaaaagaaataaaaaatattttccatttggGAAATACgtttttatgaaagaaaaatgttcatataattatttgaaattataagaATTACTAATTATTTTGCATGCAtgtcaaacaataaaaaaataatttttagctcatttttcacaattaaacataggaaaatgagacaattttctagaaatatattttccaaaaaaacgATCATTTTccagaaaaaaatatttccatcaaAAGAAACCGAGTTCAAAAGCTTTCTCAATCCGGCCCTATTATTAAAAGCACAATGCAGTACTTCAAACTAAACTTCACGGGGTAATAGGTTGCCTTACAACAACGTCACAAGTTAAGAGCACATTCCTGCGCAAATTATCAAAGGCAGTGACTTTTAAACTCAGTCTCCATCCTCTATAGGGTCTTATCGAGTGGCCATGGTTCTCCTGCCATCACCGCTTCGATCTCCCATATTTTCCGGGGACACCTTGTCATGTTCTTGCAACCACTGGCAGTGACATgctgcaaaaataaaaaggtcaaaaaaaaagcacccaaaaaatatatatatatatatatatatatatatatatagatatgaaGTGAAATGCATGAAGTGATAAATTGCTATCATAGGAATATAAATGGCACAAGAATAATTTTAATATGGGAACATTTATAAATCTGCCTTGCATATGGCTCACTCAAAAGCATACttgatgaagaaagaaaaatgagcacATGATGAGAAATAAGCCAAAACAGTTTATTGTATAAGTTAAAATATTAACTGGCTTAAGAAAATTTACTGAATTTGCATTTCCAATGTATTAGAGGTtaatttgggtaaatctaataTGCGATTTATGTGGTGAGATTGAAAACATAACATAACCAGTACCATTATGCAGATGCAAATGTCAAAGAAAGCAAATTATTTGATCCAGTTAAAAGAGAGCTTCGGTAAATGGAGTACCACATCACTTTCAATTCGAACCCCACCAAAACATTTAAATCTGCCAATTACTTCTTGATTGAAGAATCTTGAAGTATTTGAACTTTCCATGGCTGGAAGCAACAAAGCATCAATGAAGTAGCATCCAGGCTCTACGGTTATCACCTACATAGAAAGCCCCAATGAAATTGGAATAATGATTATTCTATGATATATTCTGAAGCATATAAGCCAAAGATCCATAAAATTATATGGACATATTACAGATAAAAGCCAAGAACATAAATGAAGTAGTTGGGAAGAGATGGTAGATAACTGtaacatcaaattttttttttttttttttttttttttttttttttttttttttttttataaataatatcgGATCAATCCTTCCccaccaaaagaaaaattaatc
This DNA window, taken from Quercus robur chromosome 2, dhQueRobu3.1, whole genome shotgun sequence, encodes the following:
- the LOC126701424 gene encoding receptor-like protein EIX2, with protein sequence MTFIMGGRSLKLLCAIFTLFLHLKPTLGVISGVGDGNMWCIERERQALLEFKKGLIDDNNRLSSWGTEYAKKNCCNWEGVLCSNQTGHIIKLDLQAEDKPTLRGKISPSLIELHHLSYLDLSYNDFNQSQFPKFITLLSNLKYLNLTDANLSGQIPSQLGNLSRLQSLDLGGNYLKIAENLDWLSPLVSIEHLSLRFLNLSVANNWLKVVAGLPKLSELSLIDCDLPFITPSSLLHINSSKSLTYLYLSGNPHMTSSIFPWLFNSSTKLAHVDLSSNQLNGSIPNAFSNMNSLQVLFLDDNQLEGGIPKSFEDICTLRTLGLEENYLNGQVLEFFKNLKGCLKDSLENLYLDSNQIEGSVPNFAIFPSLTWLTLANNKLKWNLAKSIESLHKLEVLIVRSNMLEGFISEALLSNFPKLRYLDLSHNPLTFNFSFDWVPPFQLRYLYVRSCKLGPDFPNWIKTQRNLWFLDISSTEISNTIPTSFWDIPSELRYLNLSHNQIKGRLPNISTKVSNLHTIDFSSNRFEGPLPVFPPNLTSINLSNNMFSRLNSFVCSISDGNLRVLDLSSNYLSEEIPDCFMHWQKLEVLNLAHNKLSGKIPHSMGSLTQLIALDLSYNSLSGELPWSLQNCTMLRILCLENNKLSGKIPTWIGGKMSSLIILSLRSNEFHGSMQFQICLLVHIRHLDLSQNNISGTIPHCLNNLTAMAHKVSNFMMSDNFFIWNGTEYTTFGGTYASGSNNIIDGVNSLNITVGWKGNVYEYRKNFGEMRSIDLANNKLTGNFPEEISSLIELKTLNLSGNMLTGMIPQNIGRIPTGTQLQSFDSDRFIGNLGLCGPPLIEKCPEDVTSNTNRSENYQEDGDEFWKCLYIGTGLGFIVGFWGVSGSLMLNRSWRHSYFLLMTNLKDWFYVTIVVHTTRLQKMFHS